One window of Tachysurus vachellii isolate PV-2020 chromosome 21, HZAU_Pvac_v1, whole genome shotgun sequence genomic DNA carries:
- the LOC132864170 gene encoding aerolysin-like protein: MSYLAPVVEVGGQGGNAFDFNGTKNGSILKTIQVWAGDIKIKAMKVWLTDGRSEQFGDPPGNLKEFTFEDGEHFTSLSLWPNKDGKRLGAIKFKTSHSREFYASMTKGGLKPEVSVDVASGTCMGIKGRSGWDIDRFGFIFINPVKSAELTDVVYPTIHDVIPKVAVGEIKSMTYQNNTSVTQEYKIETSKKIIQKSSWSVTGKVEFTISMEVNAGIPFLAKVKSTYELKIGVEGTYASETSTEKMELFSFPVKVPAGKTVDVDITLGQATVDLPFTGIMKITCYNDSVLECKTSGTYKGVAYSDGNVVVNESNKMLGAA, from the coding sequence ATGTCATACCTGGCACCTGTTGTTGAAGTTGGCGGTCAGGGAGGAAATGCTTTTGATTTTAATGGCACTAAAAATGGAAGCATATTGAAAACAATCCAGGTTTGGGCAGGTGACATCAAGATAAAAGCCATGAAGGTGTGGCTTACTGATGGCCGGTCTGAGCAGTTTGGTGATCCTCCTGGGAATCTGAAAGAGTTTACATTTGAAGATGGAGAGCATTTCACCTCCCTTTCACTTTGGCCGAATAAAGATGGTAAACGTCTGGGTGCAATCAAATTCAAGACAAGTCACTCCCGGGAGTTCTATGCAAGCATGACAAAAGGTGGTCTAAAACCAGAAGTTTCAGTTGATGTTGCTTCTGGGACCTGCATGGGGATCAAAGGACGTTCAGGGTGGGACATTGATCGATTTGGCTTCATATTCATCAACCCCGTCAAGTCTGCTGAGCTTACCGATGTTGTGTATCCCACCATTCATGATGTGATACCCAAAGTGGCTGTTGGAGAAATCAAATCCATGACCTACCAGAACAACACTTCTGTAACTCAAGAATACAAAATTGAGACCTCCAAAAAAATCATCCAAAAATCCTCCTGGTCTGTTACGGGAAAAGTGGAATTCACAATCAGCATGGAAGTAAATGCAGGAATTCCATTTCTTGCAAAGGTGAAATCAACATATGAATTAAAAATTGGAGTTGAGGGTACATATGCTTCAGAGACCAGTACAGAGAAAATGGAGCTCTTCTCATTTCCTGTTAAAGTTCCTGCAGGTAAAACCGTGGATGTGGACATTACACTTGGCCAGGCTACAGTTGACCTCCCATTCACTGGCATCATGAAGATTACCTGCTATAATGACAGTGTGCTGGAGTGTAAAACCAGTGGAACCTACAAGGGTGTCGCTTACTCTGATGGAAACGTGGTTGTGAATGAATCAAACAAAATGCTTGGTGCAGCCTAA